GAACGCACGGCTTCGAAATGGCGCATGGGTGCGGTCTCCTTGGCACGCGGTGAGAGCACCGCTACTGTGCCACGACCTGCCGTAAAGGGCCTGTTGAAGATCATGGAACGCAGCCTCGACGATCCTTATGAACGCATCTGGGCCGCCATTGCGGCGATACCCCGCGGGCGTGTGGCGAGCTATGGGGCGATCGCAACGAGAGCCGGCCTGCCCGGGCGCGCGCGGCTGGTGGGAAGAGCCCTGGGCCTGGTGCCCGACGGCATGGAGCTGCCGTGGCACCGTGTGCTGCGGTCCAGCGGGCAGATCGCCTTTCCGGCGGGCAGCCGGGGTTTTCGCGAGCAGAGCAAGCGCCTGAAGGCGGAGGGCGTCGACGTACGCAACGGCAAGGTGCCGCTGGCCAGTTTCGGGCTCGATGCCAACTTGGATCGCGCGCTCTGGGGCATGCCCGGCTGAAGTGTTCCGGCAGGAGCGCGACTCGCGCGCGACCGCCGGGCTGCATGCTCTCCTTGGCCATCGTCTGTCGCGTCTTCGCTCCATAGGCTTTTCGCGCACTGGGTGCGCTCCTACAGATGGGTGTGGCGTTGTGAGGTCCGGTAGCAGGGCTCCATTTGCTAGCATTTCCCGATGCCTTCCTCGCCCCTCGACATTCTTCACAGCGTTTTCGGTTACACCCAGTTCCGCGGCCAGCAGCAGTCCATCGTCGAGCACCTGATCGAAGGCGGCGATGCGTTGGTGCTGATGCCTACCGGCGGCGGCAAATCGCTGTGCTACCAGATTCCCGCCCTGGTCCGGCAGGGTATCGGCATCGTGGTGTCGCCGCTTATCGCGTTGATGCAGGACCAGGTCGATGCGTTGCGCGAGGCCGGCGTCGCCGCGGCCTATCTCAATTCCAGCCTGGATGCGGAAGACCAGCGCGAAGTGGAGCGACGCCTGCTGGCGGGCGAGTTGAACCTGCTTTACGTGGCACCCGAACGACTGCTGACGCCGCGGTTCCTCAGTCTGCTCGAACGCACCGAAGTGGCGCTGTTCGCCATTGATGAAGCGCATTGCGTGTCGCAATGGGGCCACGATTTCCGGCCGGAATACCGCGAGCTGGTGGTGTTGCACCAGCGCTTTCCCGACGTGCCGCGCATCGCGCTTACCGCGACCGCGGACGAGCGCACGCGCGACGAGATCGTGGAACGCCTGGCGTTGCAGCAGGCACGCCAGTTCGTCTCCAGTTTCGATCGCCCGAACATCCGGTACCAGGTCGGCCTGCGTCACAACGCACGCCGGCAGCTGATGGACTTCCTCGAGCGCCGGCGCGGCGAAACCGGCATCGTCTACGCGCTCAGTCGCCGCAAGGTGGATGAAACGGCGGCGTGGCTGGCGGAAGCGGGCATCGACGCGCTGCCGTATCACGCGGGCCTTGATTCGGCGACACGTCACGCGCACCAGCGTCGTTTCCTGCGCGAGGATGGCCTGGTGATGGTGGCCACCGTCGCCTTCGGCATGGGCATCGACAAGCCCGACGTGCGCTTCGTCGCGCACCTGGACCTGCCGCGCAGCATGGAAGGTTATTACCAGGAGACCGGCCGCGCCGGTCGTGACAGCCTGCCGGCCGACGCCTGGATGATCTATGGCCTGTCGGACGTGGTGACGATGAGCCAGATGATCGCGCAGTCCGAATCGGCCGACGATCGCAAGCGCGTCGAGCGGCAGAAGCTGGAATCGCTGTTGGCCTACGCCGAGGCGACGGAATGCCGGCGCGAACTCCTGCTGGCAGCCTTCGGCGAAAGCTTCCATGGCCCCTGTGGGCGTTGTGACAACTGCATCGAGCCGCCGAAGACCTGGGACGCCACCGTGCCCGCGCAAAAGGCGTTGTCCGCGGTGTATCGCAGCGGTCAGCGTTTCGGTTCGGGCCATGTGATCAGCATCCTGCGCGGTGAAGACAGTTCGCGCATGAGCGAGCTGGGCCATGATCGCCTTTCCACGTTCGGCATCGGCGCAGACATGGACGACAAGCAATGGCGTTCCGTGTTCCGCCAGCTGCTGGCCATGGGGCTGCTCGAAGCCGACGCCGAAGGCTACGGCACGCTGCGGCTCACCAAGGCCAGTCGCGAGGTGCTGGTGGGCGAACGCTCCGTGCGCCTGCGTGAAGATGCGCGGCCGGTACGCGCGTCGCGCAAACGCCGCGACAGCCAGCTGGTGACCGGCGGAAGCCTGGGCGTGGAAGCCTACGAGCAGCCGCTGTGGGACGAACTGCGCAAGCTGCGCACCCAGCTCGCCAAGCAGCATGGCGTGCCGCCTTACGTGATCTTCCACGATGCCACGCTGTTGGCGATGCTCCGCGCCCTACCGTCGAACGAAGAGGAAATGGGTGCGATCAGCGGCGTGGGCGAAGCCAAGCTCAAGCGTTACGGCAGGGACTTCCTGGCAGTGATCAACGCGCACGAGTGAAACCTGGGCGCGGACAGAGCCGGTGCGCATTTTCTACAGGTATTCGCAAGGTGGTGTCGCCAACCCGGCGAACACGGCCGCACTTCATGCTCGATCTGCAGGGGAGAGAGCGGCAAGAGCTCAGCCCGCCAATTGCCAATGCGTGCCCTCGGCCGATACGCGCGAATGGGCGAGCGCCAGTTCGGGCACATAACGCCATTGGTCCAGTTCGCCCGGCAGGCGAGCCTGAGGACAGGCAATGCGGGTGGCGATCAGTGCGGCCTCGGCGGTGTCGTGACGACCCACTTCCTGCCCTTCGCAGAGCACGCGCCATTGGCGGCCGTGGCGAATGATGCGGAAAAGGCCGATTTTCGAAGGGTAAACGTATTGCGCCAGCATGGTATGAGACGTTCTTTTACTGCGGGTCTGCATAGACTGCCTATCGCGCATGACTTTCCCGTTATTCCCGCGCGACGATTGCGTGGCATCGGCCCGGATCGGAGATGAGGGTCAGGCTGCGTTTGTGTTGCGGTGTCACGAGATTCAGCAAGAAGTGAAAATGCCGTTCACCACATAAAAAACGGCCCGCATCGCCGCGGGCCGTTTCTGTTCCACTTGCCGTGCTCGGCTTACTTGCGCTGCGAAGCCGTGGCGTCGCGGGCGGCGCGGAATTCCGAATCCTTGCTCCAGTTCGGCCAGGTGTCCGAATTGGCCAGGTCACTGCCCAGCGTGTAGAGGATCTGCAGGTCGCGCGCCATGCCGGTGAACGGCCAGCTCGCCTGCCACTCGTCCGACGGCTGGTGATAGTGCTTGGCCACGTACTCGTCCTCGGCGGCCTTGCCGGCGGCGAGGCCACCATCCACCCAGTCATTGCCCGAGCCGAACGAGATCGCCGGCACGCCGCGCTTGGCGAACGGGAAGTGATCGGAGCGGAAGAAGTGGCCGGCTTCGGGCTTCGGATCCGCCGAGTAGACCAGGCTCCACTTCTTGGCCGTGTCGGTCAGTTCGTCGAGCAGGTCCAGCTTGGCGCTGCCGGAGATGGTGAAGTTGCGCGCCGGGCCATGCGGATCGAGCGCATCCATGTTGATGTCGGCCACGGTAGTGGCGAGCGGGTAGAGCGGCTTGGAGGCGTAGTACTCCGAACCCAGCAGGCCCTTTTCCTCGGCGGTGACGTTGAGGAACACCACCGAACGTTCCGGCTTCGGCTGGCTGGCGAAGGCGCGGGCCAGTTCGATCAGCGCGGCCGTGCCGGTCGCGTTGTCCACGGCGCCGTTGTAGATCTTGTCGCCCTTGGCGTCGGGCGCGCCGATACCAAGGTGATCCCAGTGCGCGCTGTAGATCACTGTCTCGTCCGGGCGCTTGGTGCCCTCGATGCGGCCGACGATGTTGTACGAGGTGATCACCTTGGAGTTGACCTTGAAGTCGGCCGTGAAGCCTTCGCCCTTCAGTGCCACCGGCTTGAAGTCGCGCGTCTGGGCCTGTTTCTTCAGTGCCTCGAAATCCAGGCCGGCGGCCTTGAACAGGTCCACCGCGACATCGCGCTGGATCCAGGCTTCCACCGGCGTATGTGCGCTCGAAGGATGGTCGCGCACCACGTCGAACTGGGTGTTGGTGTTGGAGTTGGCCACGGTGGCCCAGCCGTAGGAGGCCGGCGCGGTCTCGTGGACGATCAGCATGCCGGCCGCGCCCTGGCGGGCGGCTTCCTCATACTTGTAGGTCCAGCGGCCGTAGTAGGTCATGGCCTTGCCGCCGAAGTCGCCAACGCCCGTTTCGAAGTCGGGGTCGTTGATCAGCACGACGGCGATCTTGCCCTTGAGGTCCACGCCCTTGAAGTCGTCCCAGTTGCGCTCCGGCGCCTTCACGCCATAGCCCACGAACACCAGCGGCGCGTTCTTCAGCGACACGGCCTTGGAACCATCCAGCGGCGCGCGCACGGCGATCTGCTGGCCCTGGGTGAGGTTTTCCGTCTTGCCGTTGACGGTGAAGGACAGCGACGGCGTGCCTGCGATATCCGACTGCAGCAGCGGTACGGCCTGGGTCCATTCGCGCTTGCCGTTCTTGAGGTCACCACCGGGCTGCACGCCGGCTGCCTTGAACTGCGAGATCACGTAGTCGATGGTCTTCTTCTCGCCGGCGGTGGCAGGGCCACGGCCTTCGAAGGCATCGGAGGAAAGCGTCTTGACGTCGTCCGACAGGCGATGCGGATCGATGGTCGGGGCGGTCGCGGCAAACAGCGCCGACGACACGGAAAGGGCGAGCAGGGATAAGGCCAATCGCTTCATGAGGCGGCACCTAGCGGTTAAACGAGGCCCGATAGTAGATAGCGGTGCTGGCGCCGGTCCATAGCCTCGTGCGGGCCGGGTGGGAAAGACGGCGACGGGGGATGCGAAAAAGCCCTGAAAAACAGCCTTTCTGAGGGTCCGATCGTGACTTTCTTCACCCCTGTCAGGCCAAAGCGGCAAAAAAACCGCATTTTTTCCGTTCTGCAGCTTGGCGTAGCGCTCGCCATGCCATACATTCCGCATGCCGAAAGGCATTCAACACATCATCTCGATGACCACGGGGAAATGTATGGCGAAGGCGCAGAAAGCAGCAGCAAAGAAGAAGGCCGCTCCGAAGGCAGCGAAGACGGCCGCCAAGGCAGTCGTGCAGAAGCCGATCAAGGAAGCACTGAGCAAGTCGGGCCTCGTTGCCCATATCGCTGAAACCAGCGGTGTGGCAGCCAAGGACGTGCGTGCCGTGCTCGCCACGCTCGAAGGCGCTGTCACCTCCTCGGTGCACAAGAAGGGCGCTGGCCACTTCACGCTGCCGGGCCTGCTGAAGATCACCGCCGTCAATGTGCCGGCCAAGCCGAAGCGCAAGGGCATCAATCCCTTCACCAAGGAAGAGCAGTGGTTCGCTGCCAAGCCGGCCACGGTGAAGCTGAAGGTCCGCGCGCTGAAGAAGCTCAAGGACGCCGCGCAGTAAGCGT
The window above is part of the Dyella jiangningensis genome. Proteins encoded here:
- the recQ gene encoding DNA helicase RecQ, with product MPSSPLDILHSVFGYTQFRGQQQSIVEHLIEGGDALVLMPTGGGKSLCYQIPALVRQGIGIVVSPLIALMQDQVDALREAGVAAAYLNSSLDAEDQREVERRLLAGELNLLYVAPERLLTPRFLSLLERTEVALFAIDEAHCVSQWGHDFRPEYRELVVLHQRFPDVPRIALTATADERTRDEIVERLALQQARQFVSSFDRPNIRYQVGLRHNARRQLMDFLERRRGETGIVYALSRRKVDETAAWLAEAGIDALPYHAGLDSATRHAHQRRFLREDGLVMVATVAFGMGIDKPDVRFVAHLDLPRSMEGYYQETGRAGRDSLPADAWMIYGLSDVVTMSQMIAQSESADDRKRVERQKLESLLAYAEATECRRELLLAAFGESFHGPCGRCDNCIEPPKTWDATVPAQKALSAVYRSGQRFGSGHVISILRGEDSSRMSELGHDRLSTFGIGADMDDKQWRSVFRQLLAMGLLEADAEGYGTLRLTKASREVLVGERSVRLREDARPVRASRKRRDSQLVTGGSLGVEAYEQPLWDELRKLRTQLAKQHGVPPYVIFHDATLLAMLRALPSNEEEMGAISGVGEAKLKRYGRDFLAVINAHE
- a CDS encoding M28 family metallopeptidase — its product is MKRLALSLLALSVSSALFAATAPTIDPHRLSDDVKTLSSDAFEGRGPATAGEKKTIDYVISQFKAAGVQPGGDLKNGKREWTQAVPLLQSDIAGTPSLSFTVNGKTENLTQGQQIAVRAPLDGSKAVSLKNAPLVFVGYGVKAPERNWDDFKGVDLKGKIAVVLINDPDFETGVGDFGGKAMTYYGRWTYKYEEAARQGAAGMLIVHETAPASYGWATVANSNTNTQFDVVRDHPSSAHTPVEAWIQRDVAVDLFKAAGLDFEALKKQAQTRDFKPVALKGEGFTADFKVNSKVITSYNIVGRIEGTKRPDETVIYSAHWDHLGIGAPDAKGDKIYNGAVDNATGTAALIELARAFASQPKPERSVVFLNVTAEEKGLLGSEYYASKPLYPLATTVADINMDALDPHGPARNFTISGSAKLDLLDELTDTAKKWSLVYSADPKPEAGHFFRSDHFPFAKRGVPAISFGSGNDWVDGGLAAGKAAEDEYVAKHYHQPSDEWQASWPFTGMARDLQILYTLGSDLANSDTWPNWSKDSEFRAARDATASQRK
- a CDS encoding HU family DNA-binding protein, with the translated sequence MAKAQKAAAKKKAAPKAAKTAAKAVVQKPIKEALSKSGLVAHIAETSGVAAKDVRAVLATLEGAVTSSVHKKGAGHFTLPGLLKITAVNVPAKPKRKGINPFTKEEQWFAAKPATVKLKVRALKKLKDAAQ
- a CDS encoding MGMT family protein, whose amino-acid sequence is MERSLDDPYERIWAAIAAIPRGRVASYGAIATRAGLPGRARLVGRALGLVPDGMELPWHRVLRSSGQIAFPAGSRGFREQSKRLKAEGVDVRNGKVPLASFGLDANLDRALWGMPG